The DNA region TTATTTATGCATTAAATCAGCATAAAAACAAGCTTAAAAACTATGTGATTTTAAAAGATTTAAAATCACATTTTACGCATTACATCCATCAGTTAGGTATCGAACTAATCGAGACCAAACAAGAACAAATAGATAAATTACAAGACAGAGCATTACAAGAATCTGCTTGGATGCAACTGCTTTTAACTTTAAAATTTTGGATGGATGACACATCTGCATCTTTTGAAAAAACAGACATTTTTATCGAAAAATCTGTAAATACAAGCTTTGATGTTTTAAACATTGCGCCATTAAAAAGCTTGATAGATTTTGGAAAATTTATATACAAAGAAAAAGTCCAAATGGACATCAAATAAAAATTACTATTGAAAACTATAGATAAAATACCGGTTTCAAAAATATCTCGTGCTACTAAATT from Mesoflavibacter profundi includes:
- a CDS encoding TetR family transcriptional regulator C-terminal domain-containing protein; translated protein: MAKKKNISASNIISFYMDYVLEHNKQPKTVYAFAKENNFEESKFYEHFGNFEAIEKGIFKAFFDNTINALEASEDYQNFEPRNKLLSFYFTFFENLTANRSYVIYALNQHKNKLKNYVILKDLKSHFTHYIHQLGIELIETKQEQIDKLQDRALQESAWMQLLLTLKFWMDDTSASFEKTDIFIEKSVNTSFDVLNIAPLKSLIDFGKFIYKEKVQMDIK